From Symphalangus syndactylus isolate Jambi chromosome X, NHGRI_mSymSyn1-v2.1_pri, whole genome shotgun sequence, the proteins below share one genomic window:
- the DCAF8L2 gene encoding DDB1- and CUL4-associated factor 8-like protein 2, whose translation MSHQEGSTDGLPDLGTESLFSSPEEQPGAVVATEASSDIDIATSELSVTVTVDGSDTRDGGFPNDASTENRSSDRESASEDIEFEGMEDFENFLMSGESLFHYPLVGEEETEREEEEEIQEEGEEEEEEEEEEEQPRAGPQCSGGNHDQCLLEEDRALEEWVSSETSALPRPRWQVVTALHQRQLGSRPRFVYEACGARAFVQRFRLQYRLADHVGCVNTVHFNQRGTRLASSGDDLKVIVWDWVQQRPVLNFESGHTNNVFQAKFLPNCDDSTLAMCARDGQVRVAELINASYFKNTKCVAQHRGPAHKLALEPDSPYRFLTSGEDAVVFTIDLRQDRPASKVVVTREKDKKVGLYTITVNPANTYQFAVGGQDQFVRIYDQRRIDKKENNGVLKKFTPHHLVNCVFPTNITCVVYSHDGTELLASYNDEDIYLFNSSHSDGAQYSKRFKGHRNNTTVKGVNFYGPRSEFVVSGSDCGHIFFWEKSSCQIIQFLKGNREGTINCLEPHPYLPVLVSSGLDHDVKIWTPTAKAATELTGLKKVIKKNKWERDEDSLHHGSLFDQYMLWFLMRHLTQRGRHQDWRSGEAEFPDEESDESSSTSETSEEEGQE comes from the coding sequence ATGTCCCACCAAGAGGGCAGCACAGATGGCTTACCAGACTTAGGGACTGAAAGCCTGTTCAGCAGCCCAGAGGAGCAGCCTGGAGCGGTGGTGGCGACGGAGGCCTCCTCAGACATTGACATAGCGACCTCAGAGCTGAGTGTGACGGTGACCGTAGACGGCAGTGATACCAGGGATGGTGGATTCCCCAACGATGCCAGCACAGAAAATCGAAGCTCAGACCGAGAAAGTGCAAGTGAAGACATCGAATTTGAGGGCATGGAGGACTTTGAGAATTTCCTCATGAGTGGTGAAAGTTTATTCCATTACCCTTTAGTGGGAGAGGAGGAGacagaaagggaggaggaagaggagatacaggaggagggagaggaggaggaggaggaggaggaggaagaagaacagCCTCGGGCGGGTCCACAATGCAGTGGCGGCAACCATGATCAGTGTTTGTTAGAGGAGGATCGGGCGCTGGAGGAGTGGGTTTCCTCAGAGACATCTGCCCTGCCCCGACCTCGCTGGCAGGTCGTTACTGCTCTTCACCAGCGGCAGCTGGGTTCACGTCCCCGCTTTGTATATGAGGCCTGTGGGGCAAGAGCCTTTGTGCAGCGTTTCCGCCTGCAATATCGTCTTGCAGACCATGTCGGTTGTGTCAATACTGTACACTTTAACCAGCGTGGCACCCGGCTGGCCAGTAGTGGTGATGACCTAAAGGTGATAGTGTGGGACTGGGTGCAGCAGAGGCCAGTACTGAACTTTGAAAGTGGTCACACAAATAATGTCTTCCAGGCCAAGTTCCTTCCTAACTGTGATGATTCCACTCTGGCCATGTGTGCCCGTGATGGGCAGGTACGGGTAGCAGAACTAATTAATGCATCATATTTCAAGAATACTAAGTGTGTGGCCCAGCACAGGGGACCTGCCCACAAGTTGGCTCTGGAGCCTGACTCTCCTTATAGGTTCCTCACTTCAGGTGAAGATGCTGTTGTCTTCACCATTGACCTTAGACAAGACCGGCCAGCTTCAAAAGTTGTGGTAACAAGAGAAAAGGATAAGAAAGTGGGACTGTATACAATTACTGTGAATCCCGCCAATACCTACCAATTTGCAGTGGGCGGACAAGATCAGTTTGTAAGGATTTATGACCAGAGGAGAAttgataagaaagaaaacaatggagTACTCAAGAAATTCACTCCTCATCATCTGGTTAATTGTGTTTTCCCAACAAACATCACCTGTGTTGTGTACAGCCACGATGGCACAGAGCTGTTAGCCAGCTACAATGATGAAGATATTTACCTCTTCAACTCCTCTCACAGTGATGGTGCTCAATACAGTAAAAGATTTAAGGGGCacagaaataataccacagtCAAAGGTGTTAATTTCTATGGCCCCAGGAGTGAGTTTGTAGTGAGCGGTAGTGATTGCGGGCACATCTTCTTCTGGGAGAAATCATCCTGCCAGATCATCCAGTTCTTAAAGGGGAACAGAGAAGGTACAATAAACTGTCTTGAACCCCACCCTTACCTACCTGTGTTGGTGTCCAGTGGCCTAGATCATGATGTCAAGATCTGGACACCCACAGCTAAAGCTGCCACTGAGCTTACTGGGTTAAAGAAGGTGATTAAGAAGAACAAATGGGAACGAGATGAAGATAGCTTGCACCATGGCAGTCTGTTTGACCAGTACATGCTTTGGTTCCTCATGCGTCACCTGACACAGAGAGGTCGTCACCAGGACTGGAGAAGTGGTGAAGCCGAATTTCCAGATGAAGAATCGGATGAGTCTTCCAGCACTTCAGAGACATCCGAGGAGGAGGGCCAAGAGTGA